In Hydrogenovibrio marinus, a single genomic region encodes these proteins:
- a CDS encoding (2Fe-2S)-binding protein: MTPETLDKLPEILRRDLDENLCVCNEVTKRKIIDAIESGATTLAMVQRQTYASDGNGCCKRQVTRLIECLTTPEDSSQD; this comes from the coding sequence ATGACACCAGAAACTTTAGACAAACTGCCGGAAATCCTTCGTCGTGACTTGGATGAAAATCTCTGCGTTTGCAATGAGGTCACTAAACGAAAAATCATAGATGCCATTGAATCCGGCGCAACAACCCTAGCAATGGTTCAACGCCAGACTTATGCTTCGGATGGTAATGGATGCTGCAAACGCCAAGTCACCCGACTTATTGAGTGCTTAACCACTCCTGAAGATTCTTCGCAGGATTAA
- a CDS encoding EAL domain-containing protein, with the protein MTKRNNFLAGVKKRILRQNIWLVFFLLFLMVPALAITIIKNHGPKIEAQSFNNLSSVAELRAYQVQSWLEEQNKVANVVSSNKVLMDYVQSLLKKPNDETLKHSILALFGALKEFYGYESIELISSSGQLMLKLGEGSSNHFNHAVIAELFSKSVKNRRDVRSGILKDKDGTLDTGAVVPLIYAIDGKPTILAMVVLFSDLSDHVFSHIQKWPTFSRTSESLLIHNENGHVEYLSPMKFAGEGSSSQNKFSVSDQNLVSAIALRAGISGKTKGIDYRGKAVMAAYYPIKGTHWMVVSKVDVKEAHASLDDLVFWISVVSFIAFLIIGAAFWVVLSKQRHLDNYRLLTQKTENERVLQQFYDLPFIGMAILSAEDFRWSRFNQRFKLMLGYSEEELTARSFFDLLPYGEVALFKQRFTELASHKLDGFTQETRLVGANQELVYVIVSVQCTRRTNGDVQHFLLTVQDMTEIKQLGDRYLERQNHLNILINTIPDLIWLKDINGVYLSCNSRFESLYGAKENDIVGKTDYDFVDKELADFFREHDKKAMQAGRSTENEEWLTFAETGYRGLFSTIKTPMLNSRGQVMGILGVGRDITKRKQDELRLERLARIHSALSQTNEAIIQCHTEQDLYDRVCEVIVNNGDMKMAWIGKLDMVSGLVKPVAWSGMNSNYLQGLEISVKNEELKGPTAIAIMTNAPYWCEDFQKDPHTAHWHERAKKFGWQSSASIPLTQRSQVVATLNIYSDVVNAFDDEMKDLLLEMGADISFALSSYVAEQEREVIEHERQEALERLQKIAGRLPGVIYQFQLYKNGRSCFPFASEAMEHIFRVKPESIFEDATAVFDRVYPDDLEGLNLSIQESAENLASWQYEFRLIFDDGEIKWLSGNAIPQKQSDDSILWHGFITDITERRKTEEQIEMASKVFEQSREGIMITDANLKLLMVNDAFSDITGYSREEVLGSAPSVLSSGKHTKEFYSQMWKQIEGEGHWQGEIWNKHKSGRFYPEWLSISQGKNKDGEVMQYIGVFTDISKMKESEEHIHRLEHFDSLTNLVNRESLIKRLTKAISQAEENHKNVAVLFIDLDHFKNINDTLGHYVGDKMLMEVGRRISDLLGAEDQLGRQGGDEFIAVMPNADESEAAHMAENVLKSVAFEMSLENLNLQITPSVGIAIYPQDGSDAGSLLKNADTAMYQAKSDGRNNYRFFTHEMQQHAAKIMSIESALRTALVRNEFEMYYQPQVCAHTHKVVGAEALIRWDNPELGRISPTEFIPVAEQSGQILDISNWVMETAIEQIKEWQERGLPFVNIAVNLSAAQFRDEALPSQIIGLLNKYKVDPSCLTVELTETLAMSNPHSAVQIMDKLTSHGVRIAIDDFGTGYSSLSYLKKFKATKLKLDQSFVRDVVEDADDRSIIIGMISLAQSLGLKTIAEGVETQYQLSFLEEKGCDEIQGYYFSKPIPSDEFAQFISERKS; encoded by the coding sequence ATGACGAAACGAAATAATTTTTTAGCGGGTGTAAAAAAACGGATACTGCGCCAGAATATCTGGCTTGTTTTCTTCCTGTTGTTTTTAATGGTGCCAGCTCTGGCGATTACGATCATCAAAAACCATGGTCCAAAAATAGAGGCTCAGTCTTTTAATAACCTGTCTTCTGTTGCCGAGTTAAGAGCTTATCAAGTACAAAGTTGGCTAGAAGAGCAAAACAAAGTCGCTAATGTCGTTTCAAGTAATAAAGTCTTAATGGATTATGTCCAAAGCCTTCTGAAAAAACCAAATGACGAAACGTTAAAACATAGTATTTTGGCGTTGTTTGGCGCGCTGAAGGAGTTCTATGGTTATGAATCCATAGAGCTTATTTCTTCTAGTGGACAATTGATGTTGAAGCTAGGAGAGGGAAGTAGCAACCATTTCAACCATGCAGTCATAGCCGAGCTTTTTAGCAAAAGCGTTAAAAACAGGCGTGATGTCCGCAGTGGTATTTTGAAGGATAAAGACGGTACCTTGGACACAGGTGCGGTTGTTCCTTTAATCTATGCCATTGATGGCAAGCCTACCATTTTAGCTATGGTCGTTTTATTTTCGGATTTATCTGACCACGTTTTTTCCCATATACAAAAGTGGCCTACCTTTAGCCGAACAAGTGAAAGCTTGCTAATTCACAATGAAAACGGACATGTCGAATATCTTTCTCCAATGAAGTTTGCTGGAGAAGGAAGCTCTTCTCAAAACAAATTTTCGGTTAGCGATCAAAATCTTGTATCTGCAATTGCCTTAAGGGCAGGTATTTCCGGTAAGACCAAAGGCATTGATTACCGTGGCAAGGCTGTTATGGCTGCCTATTATCCCATCAAGGGCACACATTGGATGGTTGTTTCTAAGGTTGATGTCAAAGAAGCACATGCATCTTTAGACGATTTGGTTTTCTGGATCAGTGTTGTTTCGTTCATTGCATTTTTAATTATAGGGGCTGCATTTTGGGTAGTTTTATCCAAGCAAAGACATCTAGATAACTATCGCCTGTTGACGCAAAAAACCGAAAATGAGCGTGTGTTACAGCAGTTTTATGATCTGCCATTTATCGGAATGGCAATCTTATCGGCAGAGGATTTTCGCTGGTCGCGTTTTAATCAACGTTTCAAGTTGATGCTTGGTTACTCTGAAGAAGAGTTAACGGCACGATCATTTTTCGATTTATTACCTTATGGGGAGGTCGCTCTTTTCAAACAGCGTTTTACTGAGCTTGCTAGCCACAAGTTAGACGGGTTTACTCAAGAAACGCGTTTGGTGGGTGCAAACCAGGAATTGGTTTACGTTATTGTCAGTGTTCAGTGTACTCGCCGTACCAATGGCGATGTTCAGCATTTCTTGTTGACTGTGCAAGACATGACGGAAATTAAACAGCTAGGTGACCGTTACCTTGAGCGTCAAAACCACCTGAATATATTAATTAATACAATTCCTGATTTGATTTGGCTAAAAGACATTAATGGTGTTTATCTAAGTTGCAACTCTAGGTTCGAATCACTTTATGGCGCTAAAGAAAATGATATTGTCGGCAAAACGGACTATGACTTTGTCGATAAAGAGTTGGCAGACTTCTTTAGAGAGCATGATAAAAAGGCAATGCAAGCAGGTCGTTCAACCGAAAACGAAGAGTGGTTAACCTTTGCAGAAACTGGTTATCGTGGCTTGTTCTCGACCATTAAAACACCGATGCTGAATAGCCGTGGGCAGGTGATGGGCATACTAGGGGTTGGACGCGACATCACCAAACGTAAACAAGACGAACTGAGACTGGAAAGGCTTGCAAGAATCCATTCTGCGCTAAGCCAAACGAATGAAGCCATTATCCAATGCCATACTGAACAGGATTTATATGACCGCGTTTGCGAGGTTATTGTTAACAATGGTGATATGAAAATGGCTTGGATAGGTAAGCTGGATATGGTCTCTGGTTTAGTTAAGCCTGTTGCCTGGTCAGGTATGAATTCAAATTACCTTCAGGGTCTTGAAATATCGGTCAAGAATGAGGAGTTAAAAGGACCTACAGCAATCGCAATTATGACCAACGCGCCTTATTGGTGTGAAGATTTTCAGAAAGATCCACATACAGCCCACTGGCATGAACGAGCAAAAAAATTCGGCTGGCAGTCTTCAGCCTCCATCCCTCTAACACAGCGTTCTCAAGTGGTTGCAACATTGAATATCTACTCTGATGTTGTCAATGCTTTTGACGATGAAATGAAAGACCTCCTGTTGGAAATGGGGGCGGACATCAGTTTCGCTCTTTCATCCTACGTTGCGGAACAAGAGAGGGAAGTCATTGAGCATGAAAGACAGGAGGCATTGGAGCGCTTACAGAAAATAGCGGGGCGCTTACCTGGTGTGATTTATCAATTTCAGTTGTATAAAAATGGGCGAAGTTGTTTCCCATTTGCAAGTGAGGCCATGGAACACATTTTCCGCGTTAAGCCGGAAAGCATTTTTGAAGATGCGACGGCTGTTTTTGATCGCGTTTACCCTGATGACTTGGAAGGCCTGAACCTTTCTATTCAAGAATCAGCAGAAAATCTTGCATCTTGGCAGTATGAGTTTCGTTTAATTTTTGATGATGGTGAAATAAAGTGGTTATCAGGTAATGCTATACCTCAAAAACAGAGCGATGATTCGATTCTGTGGCATGGCTTTATCACAGATATAACGGAAAGAAGAAAAACGGAAGAACAAATCGAGATGGCCTCAAAAGTATTCGAGCAGAGCCGAGAGGGTATCATGATTACAGATGCAAACTTGAAGCTGTTGATGGTGAATGACGCTTTTAGTGATATCACTGGCTACTCTAGAGAAGAAGTGTTGGGAAGTGCGCCAAGTGTTCTTTCTTCTGGAAAGCACACTAAAGAATTTTACAGCCAAATGTGGAAGCAAATTGAAGGGGAAGGTCACTGGCAAGGGGAAATTTGGAACAAGCATAAATCAGGTCGTTTTTACCCTGAATGGCTGTCCATCAGTCAGGGTAAGAATAAGGACGGCGAGGTGATGCAATATATTGGCGTGTTCACAGATATTTCAAAAATGAAAGAATCGGAAGAACATATTCACCGCCTTGAACACTTTGATTCACTTACCAATTTGGTCAATAGAGAATCTCTTATCAAAAGGCTGACAAAAGCGATCAGTCAAGCAGAAGAAAATCATAAAAATGTCGCGGTGCTATTTATCGACTTGGATCACTTCAAAAATATCAACGATACCTTGGGGCATTATGTCGGAGATAAGATGTTGATGGAAGTCGGGCGACGCATTTCAGATCTGTTAGGGGCAGAAGATCAGCTAGGACGACAAGGTGGTGATGAATTCATCGCAGTGATGCCTAATGCAGATGAAAGTGAGGCTGCGCACATGGCAGAAAATGTCTTGAAATCTGTCGCATTCGAAATGTCATTAGAAAACCTGAACCTGCAAATCACGCCATCGGTGGGGATTGCTATTTATCCTCAAGACGGTTCTGATGCAGGAAGTTTGTTGAAAAATGCCGATACCGCAATGTATCAAGCCAAAAGTGACGGACGAAACAACTACCGATTCTTTACTCATGAGATGCAACAGCATGCGGCTAAAATTATGTCCATTGAAAGTGCCTTGAGAACTGCGCTTGTCAGAAATGAATTTGAGATGTATTACCAACCGCAAGTTTGTGCTCATACGCATAAAGTGGTGGGTGCCGAAGCTTTGATTCGTTGGGATAACCCTGAATTGGGAAGAATTTCTCCGACCGAATTCATTCCTGTTGCGGAACAAAGTGGACAAATCCTTGATATCAGTAATTGGGTCATGGAAACCGCAATTGAGCAAATCAAGGAATGGCAAGAACGAGGGCTACCGTTTGTAAATATTGCCGTGAATCTATCTGCCGCACAATTCCGTGATGAAGCATTGCCCAGTCAAATTATAGGTTTACTGAATAAATACAAAGTTGATCCATCCTGCCTGACGGTAGAATTGACAGAAACCCTTGCCATGTCGAATCCACATTCAGCGGTTCAAATTATGGATAAGTTGACATCACATGGTGTGAGAATTGCCATTGATGATTTTGGTACAGGTTACTCATCACTCAGTTATCTCAAAAAGTTCAAAGCAACCAAGTTAAAACTGGATCAATCTTTTGTGAGAGATGTAGTAGAAGATGCGGATGACCGTTCTATCATTATTGGTATGATTAGCCTGGCACAAAGCTTAGGATTGAAAACCATTGCAGAAGGGGTTGAGACTCAATACCAGCTGAGTTTCTTGGAAGAAAAAGGCTGTGATGAAATTCAGGGCTACTACTTCAGCAAGCCAATTCCTTCAGATGAGTTTGCGCAGTTTATTTCTGAGCGCAAAAGTTAA